CCAGCAGCGCGTGCGCCCAGCCCGCAGGCGCCAGCCCGGCCCGGGTCGCGAGCACCGCGCTCAGCGCCGCCCCGCCGCCCGTGACCAGACCGGCCACCGCACCCGGCGGGGTCAGGCCGCGCCACCAGATGCCGAGCACCAGCAGCGGGCAGAAGGAGGAGGCCGACACCGCGAAGGCCAGCCCCACCGCGTCCGCCACCGGCACGTCCCGCGCCGCCACGCTCCCGCCCAGCGGCACCAGGATCGCCACGAGCACCGCGACGCGGAAGCTGCGCACCCCGCGCGAGGGCAGCAGGTCCTGGTGCAGCACCCCCGCCACCGCCATGGTCAGCCCCGAGGCCGTCGACAGGAACGCCGCGAACGCGCCCCCGGCCAGCAGCGCCCCCAGCAGGTCCCCCAGGACACCGCCCAGCATCCGCTCGGGGAGCACCAGCACGGCCGCGTCCGCGTCACCGGTGAGGGCGAGCTCGGGGGCGTAGATCCGGCCCAGGGCCCCGTACACCGGCGGCAGCAGGTAGAAGATGCCGACCAGCCCGAGCACCACCAGCGTGGTGCGCCGAGCGGCCCGCCCGTTGGGGCTCGTGTAGAAGCGCACGGCGACGTGCGGCAGCCCCATGGTGCCGAGGAAGGTGGCCAGGATCAGCCCGTACGTCGCGTACAGCCGGTACCCCGCGTGGTCCCCGGACAGCGGCTGCGACCAGCTCGACACGCCCATGCCCGCCTCCGCCCGGGTCTCGGGCACGGGGGTGTCCGGGGCGAACTCCAGCCGCGCGTGGGCCCGTACGGAATGCGGTCCGGCGGCGAGGGTCACCGGCTCCCCGGCGTAGGTACGCCCGTCCAGCTGCCCGGTCACCGACACCGTCAGCGGCGCGTCCAGGGACAGCCGCACGTCCTCGGCGAGGGTGACGGCGGTGTGCTCGCGGAAGACGGCCGGGGCGTCGAAGGAGGCCCGCGGGGCGCCGTCCCCGGCCCAGGCGGCGATCAGGAAAAAGGCCGGGACGAGCAGGGCCGTCAGCTTGAGCCAGTACTGGAAGGCCTGCACGAAGGTGATGCTGCGCATCCCGCCGGCCGCCACGGCCGCGCTCACCACGAAGGCGACGACCACCCCGCCGACCCAGTGCGGGGCACCGGTCAGGATCTCCAGGGTCAGCCCGGCGCCCTGCAACTGCGGCAGCAGGTACAGCCAGCCGACCCCCACCACGAAGAGCACCGCGATCCGGCGCACCGCCTGCGACTCCAGCCGGTCCTCGGCGAAGTCGGGCAGCGTGTACGCCCCGGAGCGGCGCAGCGGGGCCGCGACGAGTGCGAGCAGCACCACGTAGCCGGCGGTGTAGCCGACCGGGTACCAGAGCATCTCGGGCCCCTGGAGCAGCACCAGCCCGGCCACCCCGAGGAAGGAGGCGGCGGAGAGGTACTCCCCGCTGATGGCCGCCGCGTTGAGGCGGGGGCCGACGGTGCGGGAGGCCACGTAGAAGTCGGAGGTGGTCCGGGATATCCGCAGGCCGAGCGCCCCGACGAGGACGGTGACCAGGACGACGACGGTGACCGCGGTCAGGGCGTACGCCTGGTTCACGGGCGGTTCCTTCGGCCGGAGGTGGGGTGAGCGGAGTCTATGCACCGCTGCGGACGCGGCAACAGGCACGATCCGGCCCGTACCGGTGGGTGCCGGTGGTGCCGCTGCGCGGGGCCTTCCCCCACCCCGCCCCTTCCCGAACTGGGGCTCCGCCCCAGACCCTCTCCCCCAGCTACCGCTGGGAGGTGCCCCCACCAGACTCCGTCCGGGGGGACCCCCACGCCTCAAACGCCGGCGAGGCTGGAGCGCCGCGCAGCGGCACTCCAGCCCGCCCGGCGTTTGAGGCGTGGGCGCGCAGCGCACGTACGGGGTCCGGGGCGGAGCCCCGGGAAACGGTGAAAGGGCGGGGTGGGGAAGAGCCCCGCGCAGCGGCAACGGCGGCGACGCGGTCAGACGGCCGGGTCGCGGTGTTCCGCGCAGTCGCGGAGGGCGATCTCCAGCTCCACGTACGACTCCTCCGCCCGCCGGAAGGCCAGCGTCAACGCGGCCTCCGCACGCGGCGGCACCTGCTCGCGCACGCCCTCTCGGGCCTCGTAGAGGAGATCGGCCCAGCGGGCGGCCGCACTGCGCAGTCCGGCCAGCAGCGCCTCGGCCTCGGCAGGCCCGGCGGGCCGGGTGCGGGACAGCCCGGTCAGCGCGTCGAGCAGCGCCTGGATCTCGGACATCTGGCTCCTCCCGCGCAGGAAGATCCACGATACGCACCACCCGCGCCACCGGCGGTCCGTTCACCCCGCCGGATCGCCGTACGCCATTCGCCGTGCGACGAACGGCGGGTGCGCGCCGCCGGGCGGTCGGACGGCGGCCGGACGGCGAATGGCGTACGGCGGACCC
This genomic window from Streptomyces sp. NBC_01351 contains:
- a CDS encoding sodium/solute symporter, translated to MNQAYALTAVTVVVLVTVLVGALGLRISRTTSDFYVASRTVGPRLNAAAISGEYLSAASFLGVAGLVLLQGPEMLWYPVGYTAGYVVLLALVAAPLRRSGAYTLPDFAEDRLESQAVRRIAVLFVVGVGWLYLLPQLQGAGLTLEILTGAPHWVGGVVVAFVVSAAVAAGGMRSITFVQAFQYWLKLTALLVPAFFLIAAWAGDGAPRASFDAPAVFREHTAVTLAEDVRLSLDAPLTVSVTGQLDGRTYAGEPVTLAAGPHSVRAHARLEFAPDTPVPETRAEAGMGVSSWSQPLSGDHAGYRLYATYGLILATFLGTMGLPHVAVRFYTSPNGRAARRTTLVVLGLVGIFYLLPPVYGALGRIYAPELALTGDADAAVLVLPERMLGGVLGDLLGALLAGGAFAAFLSTASGLTMAVAGVLHQDLLPSRGVRSFRVAVLVAILVPLGGSVAARDVPVADAVGLAFAVSASSFCPLLVLGIWWRGLTPPGAVAGLVTGGGAALSAVLATRAGLAPAGWAHALLAWPAVWSVPLGFLTMVAVSLATRSRIPAGTAATLARLHLPENVAVDRAWGSPQRSEGEGAR